A window of the Pelagicoccus enzymogenes genome harbors these coding sequences:
- a CDS encoding glycosyl hydrolase family 17 protein, with protein sequence MNHLPRAITFVLSVLSLACGGHVSGEDLRQPQESLLAGMQRGVAYSGFRHGQHPDRGEGAVLPTDEQILEDLKIIAFEEGFELIRLYDSQRNSEDVLRIIREHGIPLKVMLGIWLDGELSNHEGCAWVLEPVPEAELERKAAKNLREIEAGVRLANEYSDIVVAVNVGNESLVTWNDHLVSLESMIRHLKSVRSRIQQPVTTADNYKVFSQYGAELADHLDFLAVHTYPAWEEKTIDEALPYTIENLQEIRAVLPDMPIVVSEAGWASVASEFGDRASEESQARHYRELMEFGRANNITIFWFEAFDEDWKGNADPLGAEKHWGLYTIDREPKRAVQKE encoded by the coding sequence ATGAATCACTTACCCCGAGCGATCACATTTGTTCTATCGGTCCTGTCACTCGCCTGTGGCGGACACGTGTCTGGCGAGGATTTGCGGCAGCCGCAGGAATCTTTGCTGGCAGGCATGCAACGGGGCGTCGCCTATTCGGGATTTCGCCACGGCCAGCATCCGGATCGAGGGGAGGGAGCGGTGCTTCCGACCGATGAGCAGATTTTGGAGGACCTGAAGATTATCGCTTTCGAAGAAGGGTTTGAGCTGATCCGGCTTTATGACAGCCAGCGGAATTCGGAGGATGTGCTGCGTATCATCCGTGAGCACGGTATTCCTCTCAAAGTCATGTTGGGAATCTGGCTGGATGGAGAATTGAGTAATCACGAAGGCTGCGCGTGGGTTTTGGAACCGGTGCCGGAAGCGGAACTAGAGCGAAAGGCTGCCAAAAATTTGCGGGAAATTGAAGCCGGTGTACGCTTGGCGAACGAGTATTCAGATATCGTTGTCGCTGTGAACGTGGGAAACGAGTCGTTGGTCACTTGGAATGACCATCTTGTCTCTCTCGAGTCGATGATCCGCCACCTGAAATCCGTTCGAAGCCGTATCCAGCAGCCGGTTACAACAGCTGACAATTACAAGGTTTTTTCCCAGTATGGAGCGGAATTGGCGGACCATCTCGATTTTCTGGCCGTGCATACTTACCCAGCTTGGGAGGAAAAGACGATAGATGAAGCGCTGCCTTACACGATCGAGAACTTGCAGGAAATTCGGGCGGTTTTGCCGGATATGCCGATAGTGGTGTCGGAAGCTGGCTGGGCTAGCGTGGCGTCTGAGTTCGGCGATCGGGCAAGCGAGGAATCGCAAGCCCGCCACTATCGAGAATTGATGGAGTTTGGCAGGGCCAACAATATCACGATCTTTTGGTTCGAAGCCTTCGACGAAGATTGGAAGGGCAATGCCGATCCGTTGGGGGCCGAGAAGCACTGGGGGCTCTATACAATCGACAGGGAGCCCAAACGAGCGGTGCAGAAAGAATGA
- a CDS encoding SGNH/GDSL hydrolase family protein, producing MRLPQHTKLLFIGDSITDAGRDPSGEPTPWTNDIGLGRGYVNLVNALLHISTPESKIRILNQGISGNTIRDLSQRWQEDVLDHKPDWLSIKIGINDVWRQFDQPHRKETHVSPEEFAATYRQLLDQTRPQLQGLVLISPYFIEPNRDDPMRALMDRYGAIAHKIAQEYDAVFVDAQAAMDRLTQHTHPAEIAWDRIHPSSVGHMAIAQAFVDAIS from the coding sequence ATGCGACTTCCCCAGCACACAAAGCTCCTTTTCATCGGCGACTCGATCACCGACGCCGGACGCGACCCCTCCGGCGAGCCCACGCCTTGGACCAACGACATCGGTCTCGGCCGCGGCTACGTGAATCTCGTCAACGCCCTGCTGCATATAAGCACTCCCGAATCCAAAATCCGGATACTCAACCAAGGGATCAGCGGCAATACCATCCGAGACCTATCCCAACGATGGCAGGAGGACGTCTTGGACCATAAGCCCGATTGGCTCTCGATCAAAATCGGCATCAACGACGTCTGGAGACAATTCGACCAACCTCACCGCAAGGAGACCCATGTCAGTCCGGAGGAATTCGCGGCGACCTACCGCCAACTCCTCGACCAAACCCGCCCCCAACTGCAGGGGCTGGTGCTTATCTCCCCGTACTTCATCGAACCCAATCGTGACGATCCCATGCGAGCGCTCATGGATCGCTACGGAGCCATCGCCCATAAAATCGCTCAGGAGTACGACGCGGTCTTCGTGGACGCCCAGGCCGCCATGGACCGCCTCACCCAACACACCCACCCCGCCGAAATCGCATGGGACCGCATCCACCCCTCGTCCGTGGGGCACATGGCCATCGCCCAAGCCTTCGTCGATGCCATCTCATAA
- a CDS encoding VOC family protein, whose translation MKIEHFAINVSDPNAFADWYVKNCGMSVARKLEKAPFTHFLADSSGSVMVEVYNNPVDQVPDYASMNPLILHLAFVSKDPDADRSRLEAAGASFVVDETTPLGDRLVMLRDPWGFAIQLCQRGTPML comes from the coding sequence ATGAAAATCGAACACTTCGCAATCAACGTCAGCGACCCCAACGCCTTCGCTGACTGGTACGTCAAAAACTGCGGCATGAGCGTCGCCCGTAAATTGGAGAAAGCTCCCTTCACCCACTTCCTCGCCGACTCCAGCGGATCCGTCATGGTTGAGGTCTACAACAATCCCGTCGACCAGGTTCCAGACTACGCCAGCATGAATCCGCTCATCCTGCACCTCGCCTTCGTCTCTAAGGATCCGGATGCTGACCGCTCCCGCCTCGAAGCAGCAGGAGCCAGCTTCGTGGTCGACGAGACCACGCCTTTGGGCGACCGCTTGGTCATGCTGCGCGACCCCTGGGGCTTCGCCATCCAACTCTGCCAGCGCGGCACCCCGATGCTCTAG
- a CDS encoding glycerophosphodiester phosphodiesterase: protein MKYGIFLLLLFAANASARESFVIAHRGASAYAPENTLPAFELAWELDADAIEGDFHLTADGEIVCVHDFSIQKYTGVDKRVEDLTLEELRAYDFGRWVGEQWVGTAIPTLREVLGTVPEGKTMFVEIKCGPEIVPELLKQVEASELKDEQLTFISFNEKVVRRLKREAPRYRANWLVSVKQDEKGRLRPHTGKLMRVLRKSKADGISTRANEVVDSSFVARFKEKGWGYHVWTVDDPEFALALVGRGVDSITTNRPDTILDALTR from the coding sequence ATGAAATATGGAATTTTTTTGTTACTGCTGTTCGCGGCGAACGCGAGCGCCCGCGAAAGCTTTGTGATCGCGCATCGTGGGGCATCGGCTTACGCCCCCGAAAATACGCTGCCCGCGTTCGAACTTGCTTGGGAGCTCGATGCCGACGCGATCGAAGGCGATTTTCACCTCACAGCTGATGGTGAGATTGTCTGCGTGCACGACTTCTCGATCCAGAAATACACGGGGGTAGACAAGAGAGTTGAGGATCTGACGCTAGAGGAATTGCGCGCTTATGACTTTGGGCGTTGGGTTGGCGAACAGTGGGTGGGAACTGCGATTCCGACTTTGCGTGAGGTCTTGGGGACGGTCCCAGAGGGCAAGACCATGTTCGTGGAGATCAAGTGCGGGCCGGAGATCGTTCCTGAACTGTTGAAGCAGGTCGAGGCCTCGGAGTTGAAGGATGAACAGCTGACTTTCATCTCCTTCAACGAAAAGGTGGTTCGCCGATTGAAGCGGGAGGCGCCTCGTTATCGGGCGAACTGGCTCGTCTCCGTCAAGCAGGACGAAAAGGGGCGATTGCGGCCGCACACGGGAAAGCTGATGCGCGTCTTGCGGAAAAGTAAGGCCGACGGCATCAGCACGCGAGCCAACGAAGTGGTCGATTCGTCATTCGTGGCCCGCTTCAAGGAGAAAGGCTGGGGCTATCATGTCTGGACCGTCGACGATCCTGAGTTCGCCTTGGCCCTTGTCGGCCGCGGGGTTGATTCGATTACCACCAATCGGCCAGACACGATCTTGGATGCCTTGACGCGCTAG
- a CDS encoding LacI family DNA-binding transcriptional regulator, with translation MEKTNRRIVTLADVAQLAGVNKSTVSRALRDCSHVGHATRAKVLKAAEALGYRPDPTISRLAAQRWRSGGGRSREVLTLLLWRRTKRVLRLVALSRQLCEKYGYDADIVYASDFVSAESLRRSLEFRGAEKILSLGLLEGDRLDPLLLKRFQIVNCCSILEQSVCSVDLDWRRMLGLGVDHFQRRGIRKIGLVLTASENRESRILKDRFEELFSFKYQVLPVFSGNLGTDDNVLLSWYDEYEPESIVSDSYSVFQTLEGRVADRSSFLTLKSDDESQCDEIVGFCCGDRLVIERAIQLLRLEKLPGSESRMELHHIVPDWRAPVEAGDRHCGSCS, from the coding sequence ATGGAAAAGACGAATCGGAGAATCGTGACATTGGCAGATGTGGCTCAGCTAGCGGGAGTCAACAAGTCAACCGTTTCGCGGGCTCTGAGGGATTGCTCGCACGTGGGCCACGCCACTCGTGCCAAAGTGTTGAAGGCAGCAGAGGCGCTCGGCTACCGCCCGGACCCGACCATTTCCCGCTTGGCGGCCCAACGGTGGCGAAGTGGAGGTGGACGAAGTCGCGAAGTCCTAACGCTTCTTTTGTGGCGGCGAACAAAGCGGGTACTGCGTCTCGTCGCATTGAGTCGTCAGTTGTGCGAGAAGTATGGATACGATGCCGACATTGTCTACGCGTCTGATTTCGTGAGCGCGGAATCGTTGCGCCGTAGCCTCGAGTTCAGAGGGGCCGAGAAGATCCTATCCCTTGGCTTGCTGGAGGGTGATCGCTTGGATCCGCTCTTGCTCAAGCGTTTCCAGATCGTCAACTGTTGCTCTATCCTTGAGCAATCTGTTTGCTCGGTCGACTTGGACTGGAGGCGCATGCTCGGACTGGGAGTGGACCACTTTCAACGACGCGGCATACGCAAGATAGGGCTGGTGCTTACTGCTTCCGAAAATCGGGAATCTCGAATTCTGAAGGATCGTTTCGAGGAGCTTTTCTCGTTCAAGTATCAAGTGTTGCCTGTTTTCTCGGGTAACTTAGGGACGGATGATAATGTGCTCTTGTCTTGGTATGACGAATACGAGCCTGAGTCTATAGTGAGCGACAGTTACAGCGTTTTCCAGACGCTGGAGGGACGAGTCGCCGACCGAAGCAGCTTTTTAACTTTGAAATCGGACGACGAATCGCAATGCGATGAAATCGTGGGTTTCTGTTGCGGAGACCGCCTTGTCATTGAAAGGGCGATACAGCTTCTAAGATTGGAAAAACTGCCCGGTTCGGAAAGCAGGATGGAACTGCACCATATCGTCCCCGATTGGAGAGCGCCGGTCGAGGCGGGGGACCGGCATTGTGGTTCCTGCTCCTGA